One Stigmatopora nigra isolate UIUO_SnigA chromosome 1, RoL_Snig_1.1, whole genome shotgun sequence DNA segment encodes these proteins:
- the senp1 gene encoding sentrin-specific protease 1, producing MLNKLYEWVESSVTTFRNGFPPEEPSRTESPQGEDQIRTRRKRPNECLNDGHVGDQNEFTVKKSRMGDLLDTVKIAAEEMKHRSASVATWMKNTVSPTFRNMLPASPGHSLGQHQPQPTTSAARWTPVCKNSEINSLDQTFAAPAAISEWKSSTSVCRRQAHFTPLHQEVPKINGHPRHMPPTIIPKLHPSARLRRPMNMRKYTTPSGESTTSSSCTSMYDKTFPNKIPQRPSHRIPPGRTSQAKARCTAQESIHLEEKEAYRQLLTIVSGGQSCLHNGYSHSITRSQRDFTSFLSSNHRLLHTSSLASSAEGDISEGPSSPPSPLGVSSHSSSNLPSPTASTSKQGISQSWSLDADHLISNQPSPSALLDTCSQDTQSSAYDGDSVIILHEQKSVKSDASRIPCFQAELWIKELTSIYDSRARERRRQIEEQEALAAQLLRQRLSEGGQQSADVEVHVRVPLEKEIPLTLALEKPLDDKPEFPVLTEEMDAQVDKVLRRGSPDEVFSEGFGLSLTRKDLQTLSGLSWLNDEVINFYMNLLVERSKAPKLPSVNTFSTFFYPKLRSSGYSAVRRWTKKMDIFSKDILLVPVHLSMHWCLSVVDFRKKAVTYFDSMGGNNDEACKLLLDYLQKESKDKKGKDLDTSGWTLHSKKRHEIPQQMNGSDCGMFTCKYADYITKDKSITFTQKQMPYFRRRMVWEIVNRKLL from the exons ATGCTGAATAAACTGTACGAATGGGTCGAGTCTAGCGTTACCACTTTTCGCAATGGTTTTCCACCCGAGGAACCGTCTCGAACAGAATCACCGCAGGGAGAGGATCAAATAAGGACGAGAAGGAAAAGACCTAATGAATG ttTGAATGACGGGCATGTTGGCGACCAAAATGAATTTACAGTAAAGAAATCTAGAATGG GCGATCTTCTTGACACAGTCAAAATTGCAGCTGAAGAAATGAAGCATCGGAGCGCCAGTGTTGCGACATGGATGAAGAACACTGTTAGCCCTACATTTAGAAACATGCTGCCTGCATCCCCTGGTCACTCTCTTGGACAACATCAACCACAGCCCACAACCTCAGCTGCACGATGGACACCAGTTTGT AAAAACTCAGAAATAAACTCCCTGGACCAGACTTTTGCTGCTCCAGCTGCAATTTCGGAGTGGAAGTCATCCACATCAG TCTGCAGGCGACAAGCGCACTTCACCCCTCTACATCAGGAAGTCCCAAAAATAAACGGGCACCCACGTCACATGCCCCCCACTATCATTCCGAAATTGCATCCCTCAGCGCGGCTCAGAAGGCCCATGAACATGAGGAAATATACCACACCGAG TGGAGAGTCCACAACAAGCAGCTCATGCACCAGCATGTATGACAAGACATTTCCAAACAAAATACCACAGAGGCCCTCgcacagaattccaccaggtcGCACAAGCCAGGCCAAAGCCCGCTGCACAGCACAAGAG TCCATTCATTTAGAGGAGAAAGAGGCATACCGGCAGCTCCTGACTATTGTCTCAGGCGGTCAGTCTTGTCTTCACAACGGCTACTCGCATTCTATCACGAGGTCACAGAGAGATTT CACCAGCTTCCTGAGCTCCAATCACAGACTGCTCCACACGTCATCTCTGGCCAGTTCGGCGGAAGGTGATATTTCAGAGGGGCCCAGCAGCCCTCCCAGCCCTCTGGGGGTGTCCAGTCACAGCTCCAGCAACCTTCCCAGCCCTACGGCTTCCACTAGCAAGCAAGGGATCTCCCAGTCATGGTCTCTGGATGCAGACCACCTGATCTCTAATCAACCTTCTCCATCCGCTCTGCTGGACACCTGCTCTCAGGACACGCAGTCATCAG cctACGATGGAGACTCAGTCATTATTTTACATGAGCAAAAGAGTGTAAAGAGCGATGCTTCGcg CATTCCGTGTTTCCAAGCTGAGTTATGGATTAAAGAACT GACAAGTATTTATGACTCTCGGGCAAGAGAAAGGCGACGACAAATAGAAGAGCAGGAGGCGTTGGCTGCACAGCTACTGCGTCAG CGGCTATCTGAAGGAGGGCAACAAAGCGCCGATGTGGAGGTTCATGTCCGAGTGCCCTTGGAGAAGGAGATTCCTTTGACACTTGCATTAGAGAAGCCTTTGGATGATAAGCCTGAATTCCCTGTACTCACAGAG GAAATGGATGCTCAAGTGGACAAGGTGTTAAGACGTGGGAGTCCTGACGAAGTATTCAGTGAGGGTTTTGGACTCAGTCTGACCCGCAAAGATCTGCAGACTCTCAGTGGCCTCAGCTGGCTAAACGATGAG GTGATCAACTTTTACATGAATTTGCTGGTGGAGCGGAGCAAGGCCCCCAAGCTCCCTTCAGTCAACACCTTCAGCACGTTCTTCTATCCCAAGTTACGTAGTAGCGGTTACTCTGCTGTCCGCCGCTGGACCAAAAAGATGGACATCTTTTCCAAAGACATTTTGTTGGTTCCTGTACACCTGAGCATGCACTGGTGCCTCTCT GTGGTGGATTTCCGCAAAAAGGCTGTCACATACTTTGACTCTATGGGTGGAAACAATGATGAAGCATGCAAGTTGTTGTT ggATTACCTGCAAAAAGAAAGCAAGGACAAAAAGGGCAAGGACCTAGACACCAGCGGATGGACATTACATAGCAAAAAGCGCCAT